GGCCACCCCCTGGCCAAGTACGCCGCGCTGATCAGCGCCGGCAAGACGCTCGAGGAGCTGGGGTTCGTCGAAGACCCCGAACCCGGCTTCTACTCGGTCAAGGAGGTCACCGTTCCCTGGCTCAAGTTCCCCGGGGTCGTCCCCTGGCTGGGGCCGGAGATGCGCTCGACCGGCGAGAGCATGGGCCTCGACCGCGACCCTTACCTGGCCTACTACCGCGCCCAGCTGGGTGCGGGCCACGTTCTGCCGCCTGCGGGCCGGGTGCGCTTCATCGCAGCCGACGACGACCTGGTAGACGCCTACCGCGAGGCCGGCTTCGAGGTGGCCGAAGGCGGCGACTACGACCTGCTGGTGAGCCTGTCGCCGGACCCGGAGCTGCGACGGGCGGTCGAGCTGGGCCGGCCCTACTTCACCACCCGCGAGGCGGCGCTGTGGGGGCTCGAGGCCATCCGCCGCGCCCGCGAGGCCGAGCTGGAGCCGCGGCCGCTGCAGGCCTGGCACGCTTAGTTCGGACGCTCGAGAAAGAAAGGGAGGGCCGCGGCCCTCCTTGATTCATGAGCCCGCACGGGCCTCAGTCGCCGCAGGGCACGACGAGCACCGGCACCTTGGCGAGCTGCACCACGCCGGCGGTGGTGGAGCCCAACAGCAGCCGCCGCAGCATGCCGCCGCCCTGGCGCCCCATGACGATGCGGTCGTACCCGGTCTCCGCTTCCGAAACGATCGCCTCGACGGGGTGCTCGCCCCGCACCAGCAACCCCTTGGCGAACAGGCCCGCCGCCTCGGCCTTCTTCACGGCCTCCTTCAACACCTCGTCCTCCTCTTCGGAAAGCTCGGGCGTGGGAACGAGGGTGCTGGGGCTGTAGAGCACGTGCAGAAACGCCAGGCCCGCGCCCAGCGCGGCGGCCTCGCGAATCGCGAACTCGACGGCCTTCTCCGCGCAGGGGCTGCCGTCCGTCGGTACCAGGATCATCTTGCCCATGGTGCCCTCCTCTGTCCTCATTGTAGGAAAAACCCCGCGCCGAAGCGCGGGGCGAACGTCTGCGAACGGGGGTCAGGCCTCTTCGGAGGCCGGCGCCTCGGCCTTCTTCTTGGCCTTCTTTTTCTTCTTGCCGCCCGCGGCCTTGGCTGCAGCGTAGGCCTCGGCGGCCTTCTGGGTGCGCTTGCGGTCGGGCTTGATGCGGGCCGCCTTGCCGCGCAGCTCGCGCAGGTAGTAGGGGCGGGCCTGCCGCACCTTGCCGTAGCTGACGACCTCGACCTTGTCGATCAGCGGCGAATGGAAGGGGAAGATGCGCTCCACGCCCTCGCCGTAGGAAACCTTGCGCACGGTGAAGGTGGAGTTGAGGCCGTTGCGGTGGATCTTGATGACCACGCCCTCGAAGGCCTGCAGGCGCTCGCGCTTGCCCTCGACGACGCGGTAGGTCACGCGCACGGTGTCGCCCGAGCGAAACTCGGGGATCCCTTCGCGGTAGTGGGGTTGTTCGACGGCCTTGAGCAGGGCACCACGGTTCAGCTTCATGGGTTTCTCCTTTCCAGCGGAACCCCGTGGGTTCATGGACAAGTCATGGGAATCGCGCCCCTGTGGGGGCAACACCGGTCAGTATACAGGCCATTTTGCACCGGCGTCAAACTTTGCGGGGTCGGCCTCTTCCCGGCCTGGAAACGCGTGCGCGGCGCAGAAGGGGCAGCCCAGTCGGTGCGCAGTACGTGGGGCGCAGCACGCCGTAGGGGCGGGCCCGCGGGCCCGCCCGATCAGTTCGAGATACCTGGCGCATCGTAGGGGCGGACCTGCCTGCCCGCCTGCGGCGTCGTAACGCGGGCCGGTGACGATGGTCGGCGACGGCGAAGGCGCGCCGTCCTCGATCGAACGTCCGGTGGCGGTAGGGGTGCAGGTTTTTCTTCGAAGAAGCCTGCCGACGGGGTCGTGGGCAGCAGGCCGGATACGAAGCTTGATTTTCCCACCTCCCACCCCCTACAACCCACTTCCCGGCGAAGCCGACCCATCGGGCCCATGCCGCGCTCAGAATCCACGGTTTGGTTGTCGCGAAAACGAACCTCCCTCCCCTGGGGGAGGGTTGGGGTGGGGGTTGTGGGCTCTGCAGAAGCCAGATGCCGGTTGCCGATACGTGACCGCCCCACACCCTACGTCCCACCCCCTACATCCCACATCCGGCATTTCGGCAAACAACCCCCCTCCGGCCTGCGGCCACCTCCCCCAAGGGGGAGGTAGAAAAGCCGTTCGTGGCATCGGGTAGACAGCAAGGACATGCCGACAGAGGCCGCCTGCTCTAAGAATGACGTCTCAAAACTGCCACTAAACAAGAACGAAGCGGTCAGCATGCTCTAAGCTCTGGATCCCCCCGCTTTCGCGGGGCGGGTCCAGCTCTTGCAGGCCTACGACCCGCTTGGCTGGAACACGAGAATATTCATTCGCCAGGCGGCCCAAATCCTGCTGCCCAACCGCTTCGCTTCACATCTCGTTTTTCTCGTTGACCGACCTACCGCGAACCACAAGCCACGGATCATAAGCCGCTTTATTCTGCTTCTTCGTCCAGCTCGGCCAGCCAACGCAGGTCCTCTTCGGTGAGGGGGGCGGACTTCAGAAGCTCGGGGCGGCGCTCGAGGGTGCGGCGCAGCGCCTCGCGACGGCGCCACTCGGCCACCTTGCCGTGGTGGCCGCTCGTGAGCACCTCGGGTACCTTGAGCCCGCGGAACTCGGGCGGCCGGGTGTACTGGGGGTAGTCAAGCAGGCCCCACGAAAACGAGTCGAGCCGGTGGCTCTCGGGGTCGCCCAGGACCCCGGGCACCAGCCGCGCGGTGGCCTCGATAACGGCCAGCGCCGCCACCTCGCCGCCCATGAGCACGAAGTCGCCGATCGAAACCTCACGGGTCACGAAGTTCTCGACCCGGGCGTCGATGCCCTCGTAACGGCCGCTGACGAGAACGAGGTGCTCCTTGGCGGCCAGCTCCTCGGCCAGGGGCTGGCGGAAGGGCTCGCCGGCCGGGGTGAGCAGGATCACCTCGTCGGCGGGGAGCTGATCTTCGATCGCCCCTAGCACCACGTCGGGGCGCAGCACCATGCCCGCGCCGCCGCCGTAGGGGTAGTCGTCCACCTGGCGGTGCTTGCCTGGGGCGTAGTCGCGGATGTCGCGGATATCGATCTGGATCAGGCCGCGCTGGATGGCCTTGGCCAGGAGCGCCTCTTCGGTCCAGGGCTGGATGAGGCGGGGGAACAGGGTGAGGACGGTGTACCGGAGCACCGCTACTCCAACAGCCCCTCGGGGGGCTCGACGAGGCGCACCGCCCCCTCGGCGACCTCGACGTAGGGGGCCTGCAGGGGGACGAGCAGCCGGCGCGCGCCCCTGCGCACGACGAGCACGTC
This genomic stretch from Oceanithermus profundus DSM 14977 harbors:
- a CDS encoding universal stress protein → MGKMILVPTDGSPCAEKAVEFAIREAAALGAGLAFLHVLYSPSTLVPTPELSEEEDEVLKEAVKKAEAAGLFAKGLLVRGEHPVEAIVSEAETGYDRIVMGRQGGGMLRRLLLGSTTAGVVQLAKVPVLVVPCGD
- the rplS gene encoding 50S ribosomal protein L19; its protein translation is MNRGALLKAVEQPHYREGIPEFRSGDTVRVTYRVVEGKRERLQAFEGVVIKIHRNGLNSTFTVRKVSYGEGVERIFPFHSPLIDKVEVVSYGKVRQARPYYLRELRGKAARIKPDRKRTQKAAEAYAAAKAAGGKKKKKAKKKAEAPASEEA
- the trmD gene encoding tRNA (guanosine(37)-N1)-methyltransferase TrmD, whose translation is MLRYTVLTLFPRLIQPWTEEALLAKAIQRGLIQIDIRDIRDYAPGKHRQVDDYPYGGGAGMVLRPDVVLGAIEDQLPADEVILLTPAGEPFRQPLAEELAAKEHLVLVSGRYEGIDARVENFVTREVSIGDFVLMGGEVAALAVIEATARLVPGVLGDPESHRLDSFSWGLLDYPQYTRPPEFRGLKVPEVLTSGHHGKVAEWRRREALRRTLERRPELLKSAPLTEEDLRWLAELDEEAE